Proteins from a single region of Apium graveolens cultivar Ventura chromosome 7, ASM990537v1, whole genome shotgun sequence:
- the LOC141674048 gene encoding uncharacterized protein LOC141674048, with amino-acid sequence MDKSWIKADWDSLQYEIGVENFLIFAEENAKTPKKISCSCARCVNFKKFSVKIIRGHLYESCFSLGYLDWIWHGEGVASSTKSSVGSTCPAKKPTPPSETYNVCQATYNDDEYWDNESDDCKRSIADAEQPLFEGSECTKLESVLKLHNWKARFGVSDKAFTNLLESVGSFLPKEHVLPGSMYEAKKTLTDLGLEYVKIQSCPNDCVLYRGPAAESLSECPKCHLSRWKIGKDGKVRVNVPTKVMWYFPIIPRFKRLFKSTTTAKLMSWHAENQSKDGKMRHPSDSPAWRNVDYRWPEFGTRLEIYA; translated from the coding sequence ATGGACAAGTCTTGGATAAAAGCCGATTGGGATTCTTTGCAATATGAGATTGGTGTCGAAAATTTCTTGATATTTgccgaggaaaatgctaaaaCCCCAAAAAAAATATCATGCTCTTGTGCACGCTGCGTTAACTTCAAAAAATTTAGTGTCAAGATAATTAGGGGTCATCTTTATGAATCTTGTTTTAGTTTAGGATATTTggattggatttggcatggagaaGGGGTTGCTAGTAGTACTAAGTCATCAGTTGGTAGTACTTGTCCTGCTAAAAAGCCCACACCCCCTTCAGAAACATATAATGTATGTCAAGCAACATATAATGATGATGAATATTGGGATAATGAATCTGATGACTGTAAGAGGTCTATTGCTGATGCGGAACAACCTCTTTTTGAGGGAAGCGAGTGCACTAAACTAGAGTCAGTCCTCAAATTACATAATTGGAAGGCTAGGTTTGGAGTTAGTGATAAAGCCTTTACCAATCTTCTTGAATCCGTTGGCTCTTTTCTTCCTAAAGAGCATGTGCTTCCGGGTAGTATGTATGAAGCTAAGAAAACCTTAACTGATTTAGGACTTGAGTATGTCAAAATCCAATCTTGTCCAAATGACTGCGTGTTATACAGGGGACCAGCTGCCGAGTCTTTATCTGAGTGTCCCAAATGCCATCTTTCTCGCTGGAAAATTGGAAAAGATGGTAAAGTTAGGGTTAATGTTCCAACCAAAGTGATGTGGTATTTTCCGATAATCCCTAGATTTAAACGATTGTTTAAATCTACTACTACTGCTAAATTAATGAGTTGGCATGCGGAGAATCAATCTAAAGATGGAAAAATGCGTCATCCATCTGATTCTCCTGCTTGGCGAAATGTAGATTATAGGTGGCCCGAGTTCGGTACGAGGCTAGAAATATACGCTTAG